Genomic DNA from Nocardioides aquaticus:
GCTGAGCGATCGGGTAGCGGCTGAGCACGAGCATGCCGTACTGCCCCTCGAAGTCACCGAAGCCGTAGGCGTCGTTGCCACCGCCGACGGACCCGTTGTTGTCGAGGTCGAAACCGCTGGCGACGCCGGTGTTGGAGGGCGCGGTGAAGGCGTACGGGTAGCGGATCGCGCGGGAGCGGTCGCCGGCCGGGCCCTGGCGGACCTCGAGGTAGTTCTCCCGGAACAGGTCGGCAGCCTCGCCCGCGTCGTCGTGGTCGAACTCGTTGACCAGCAGCACGTCGGGGCGCACCCGCTGCACGACCTCGGCGACCGCGGCGGCCTGGGTGTCGTTTGGCGTGGACAGGTCGGCGACCAGCTCGCCCTCGCTCGCGCGGTTGAGCGAGGCGTTGAAGGTCGCGAACCGGACCTCCGGCGCCCTCCCCTCACGCCCGCCGCCTGCCGCAGCACGAGCGGGGCCTGGCTCGCCGGAGGCGGCCGGCACGGCGAGGAGCGGAGCGACGCCGAGCGCCGCGGTGAGCAGGGAGGCGCCGAGCGCCCGAGAGGTACGCGTCATGGGCCCCACCCTGCCGGACCCCGGCGACAGCCGGGCGAACGCCACGTGTCGATCACCGCGCGATGATCACTCCAGCCGCGCCACGATCGGCAGCCGCGAGCGCGACGCCACCGCCACCACCAGGGCGCTCAGCAGCGGCAGGCCCACCACGACCACCCCGAGCAGCAGCCACGGCACGTCGAGGTAGTGCGCCGGACCCGTCGTGCCGAACCCGTAGTCGATCGGCCGGGTCAGCGGGTAGGTGACCGCGATCCCCGGCACCAGCCCCACCAGGGCCCCGAGCACCGAGCCGACCGCGCCGACCACCAGCGCGTACGCCGCCGCCACCGCGCGGCGTGTCCTCGGTGCCGCGCCCACGGCACCGAGGGTGGCGAGGTCGGGGCGGGCGTCGGAGAGCGCCAGGAAGGTGGCGGTGAGGGTGCCGCCGAGCATCAGCACGGCCCCGAGCCCGCCCAGCACCAGCTGAAAGATGCGGACCTCCTCGGGCGGCTGGTAGCCGCGCTCGACGTAGAGGCCCGCGGGGCCGGGCAGCCCGGCGACGACCTCCTTCGCGTCCTGCGCCTCCTCGTCGGACAACCCGCCGCGGACCACCAGTGCGGTGGTCGCCACCTCGAGCCCGGCCTCGCGCGCCCCGGCCTCGGAGATGACGCCCTGCGCGTTGGCCTGGTCGAGCTCCACCGGCACCGTGGTCGCCGGCAGCGTGGTGCGCTCGGTGTCGCCGCGCCCGCCCGGGTGGTCGACCACCCGCACCTCGTCGACGGCGGGGTCGCCGGTGTTGCTCAGGGCGACGACGCCACCGGCGGCCAGCACCTCGTCGACCCGGGTCTGCTGCTGCGCCGAGAGGGGTTCCACCCCGCGCAGGAAGGACGGCAGGCCGGCCTCGCTGACCAGGAGGTCACCGGCGAGGACGCCGTTGGTTGATGACAGCAGGGTGCCCGCACCGGGCGCCCGCAGCTCGACGAAGCCGTCGGTCACCACGCCCCGGACCTCCTCCACCCGGTCGGCCGCCTCGGCCGGCAGCACCGAGAGCAGCGCGGTGCGTACCTCCTCGGCGTCGGCGTTGCGCCCCGCGGGGCCGTAGCTCAGCGAGACGGCGGCGTCGCCGACGGGCAGCGCCGCCACGTAGCCCGCCGCCGACTGCGCCTCGTCGCTGCTCGTCGCGATCCCGAGCGCGACCACACCGGCCACCGTGGCGGCCACGGCGGCCACCGCCGGCACGGTGCGGGTCCGGTGCCTGGCTGCGTCCCGGGCTGCGAACCGCAGGGCCAGCGGCAGCCCCCGCGAGGCCCGGGCGACCGCGCCGACCAGGACCGGGACCAGCAGCAGCATCCCGAGCACGCAGACGATGGCGGCCCCCGCGATCGCGGTCTCGCCGCCCTGGTCGGCGCGAGCCCCGTACGTCGCCAGGCCGGCGCCCAGCGCCACCAGGACCAGGCCCACCACGGGCGAGCGTCGCGACGGCGCAGCATCCCCGCGCCGGCCGGCCAGCACCGCCACCACGTCCTGGCGCGATGCCAGCCAGGCCGGGACCGCGGCCGCGAGCAGCGCGCTGACCAGCCCGAAGACCAGCACGGCCGCCAGGTGCAACGGCTCGACGTCGTACGGTCCGAGCCGGCCGGTCGAGTAGCCCTGGAGCACGGGGCGCAGGGCCCACGCGGCCGCGAGGCCGCCCAGGACGCCGATCACCGACCCACCGACACCGAGCACGACCCCGGAGCCGAGCACGACCCGGCGGGCGTCCCGCGGCGAGCCGCCGGCCGCCGAGACCAGCGCCAGGGTCCGCGCCTGACGGCGGGCACCGACGGCGAAGGCCGGTCCGGCCAGCAGCACCACCTCGATCAGCACCATCACCGCGATCAGGACCGCGGCGGTGACGGCGGCCTCGTCGAGGACGTCCATCCCCGCCTGCACCTGGGGCGCGAGCTCGCTCTCCGGTGGCGGGTCGAGGAGCACGGCCCTCGAGACCACGGTCGCCCCGAGCGCGTTGAGGTCGCGGACCTTGTCCCACGAGACCGGGTCGCCACCGACGAGCAGCGAGGACACGCCCCGGGGCTCGAGCGCGGAGCCGGGCACCGAGGCGGCGAACGGCTGCCCGACGAGCGCGGCGGACTCGGCCTCGCCGACGATGCGCAGCGCCTCACCCGACGCCAGGACCAGGTCCTGCCCCACGCCCGGGCCCCGGTCGTCGAGCCTGGCGTTGACCACGACCTCGTCGGTCGAGGTCGGCAACCGACCCGAGGTCAGCTCGACCATCCCGGCCGTCAGCGGGTCCCCGAGATCGGTCACGAGGACCTGGGCGTCGGCGCGGCCGCGGTCGGTGTCGAACCGCACCGACCCCTCCCGCACCCGTACGGTCTGCGCGTCCAGGTCCTCGAGGCCGAGCGCGGCCGCCACGGCGTCGCGGTCGGCCTCGCCCCGGCCGCGCCAGCCCGAGCCGTCGTCGGGGTCGAACATCTGGAAGGCCCGCCCGTTCCCGTGCAGCTCGACCCGGGCCTCGGCCGCACCGAGTCGCCGCTCCACGGACTCCGCGCCGCTCACCGAGCTCGTGGCGTAGAGCGTGTCGGCGGTGGTGACCGCGAGCACGGGCAGCGCCAGCAGGGTCAGGGCCAGGGCCGTACGACCCCGCGCGCGGCGGGCGTCACGGCGCGCGATCCGCAGCGGGACCCGCCACCCGGTGACCCAGCCGGTCACCCGACCCCGACTCACCGGGCGCTCGGCTCGAGCAGCGCGTCGACCGGGGCGGCCCCGGTGTCGTCGACGACGCGGCCGTCGCGCAGGAAGACGACCCGGTCGGCCCAGGCGGCGTGCCGGGCCTCGTGGGTCACCATCACCGCCGCGGCGCCCGCGTCGCAGCGCTCGCGGAGCAGGCGCAGCACCTCCTCGCCGGTCTCGGTGTCCAGCGCCCCGGTCGGCTCGTCCGCCAGCACCAGGCGGCGCTCGCCGACCACGGCCCGGGCGATCGCGACCCGCTGCTGCTGGCCACCCGACATCTGGTCGGGGAAGCGGTCGGCGAGGTCGGCGACGCCCACCTCCTCCAGCGCCCGCAGCGCCGCGGCACGCGCCGGGCGACGGCGCTCGCCGTCGAGCTCGCGGGGCAGGGCGACGTTCTCCGCCGCGGTCAGCGCCGGGATCAGGTTGAAGTCCTGGAAGACGTAGCCGATCGCCGTCCTCCGCAGCCGGGCCCGCTCGGCCTGGCCGGCCGCGCCGAGGTCGACCCCCTCGACCTCGACGCGACCGGACGTGGCCTGGTCGAGCCCGCCGGCCAGGGTCAGCAGGGTCGACTTGCCCGAGCCCGAGGGACCCATCACGGCGACGAGCTCGCCGGCGTGGGCGGTGAAGGTGACCCCGACCAGCGCGCGGACCTCCGTGGCGCCCTCCCCGTGCACGCGGGTCACGTCGGTCAGCTGCAGCACGGCGGTCATCGGGTCTCCTCGGTCGGGGCGGGGGCGGTAGGAGCGGCGGGTCGGGGACGGCGCGGTCGGACGGCGCGCAGCCGCTCCCGGCTGCCGGCCAGCCAGCGGCGCTCGTCCCGGAGCAGCCGCGCGGCCACCTCGGGCGTCACGGCCGCACCCCGCGGCCAGGACGGGCGGCGTCGTCGACGGCCTCGACGGCCTCGGCGGCACGCCTCCCGGCGGCGTGCCGGCCCTCGATCGCCGCCCGGCGCAGCCTCGCCTCGCAGTGGTCGAGCCAGCGCACCTCGGCCTCGGCGGCGAAGATCAGGGAGTCGACGACCAGCGACCACGCCAGGTCGTCGCCGGCCTGCCGCTTGAGCCGGGTGTAGTCCTGCAGGGCGCGCATCGTCGCCGAGCGCTGCTGCTGCACCACGGTGCCGACGTCGACGCCCGGCACGGTCACGGCCAGCGCCAGCTTGATCGCCAGCTCGTCACGCGGGGGCTGGGTGCGGGCCACCGGCGTGGTGAACCACGCGGCGACCTCGCTGCCGCCCTGCTCGGTGAGCCGGTAGACGACGTGGCCCTCGGCGTCCTCGCCGGCGCCCTCGACGAGGCCGTCGCGCTCGAGCCGGGTCAGCGTCGTGTAGACCTGCCCGACGTTGAGCGGCCAGGTCGCCCCGGTGCGCTGCTCGAACTCCACCCGCAGCTGGTAGCCGTACATCGGCTGCTCCTGGAGCAGCGCCAGCAGCGCCTGCTTGACCGACACGACGACCACGTCCTCTCCGGCACCCGACCTACTCGGTATGCATAGGAGATGTATACCGGGTATGTCCAGACCGGTGTCAAGCAAATCTCGGATGTCGCCCGGGAGCGACACCGCGTCCGACTACGGTCCGCGGCATGTCCTACGACGCTCCCCAGCCTCCGCCGCAGCAGCCCTACGGCCAGCCCAGCTCGCCGTACGGACAGCAGCCGGGCCCGTACGGCCAGCAGGCCAACCCCTACGGCGGCGGGCCGTACGACACCCCCGCCGGTCACGGCGCGCCGTACGCCCACTGGGGCAAGCGGGTCGGGTCGTCGCTCGTCGACGGGCTGGTGATGCTGCCGTTCTTCGTCCTGGCCGTGGTCTTCTTCGTGATGTCGCGCGAGGAGACGGCGACCCAGACCTTCGTCGACGCCAACGGCGAGCAGGTCGCGTTCGGGACCGACGTCAGCTTCAACGGCCCGTTCCTGTGGCTGGCCGTCCTGCTCTACCTGGGCGCGATCGTCTTCGGGATCTGGAACGTGGTCTTCCGCCAGGGCCGCACCGGCCGCTCGCTCGGGAAGAGCGCCCTGGGCACGATCCTGCTCAAGGAGGAGACCGGCCGCCCGCTGGGCGCCGGGATGACCTTCGTGCGCCAGCTCTGCCACGTCCTCGACGGCTTCTTCTACCTCGGCTACCTCTGGCCGCTGTGGGACGCCAAGCGCCAGACCTTCGCCGACAAGATCGTCGGCACCGTCGTGCTGGACCAGCCGAAGGGCTGACGCAGCGGCCCCGGCAGACTCCGGGGATGACCACCACCCTGATCACCGGCGCCTCGTCCGGGCTCGGCGCCGAGATGGCGCGGCAGCTCGCGGCCCGCGGGCACGACCTGGCGCTGTGCGCGCGCCGCACCGACCGGCTCGAGCAGCTCCGGGCCGAGATCGTCGCCGCCCACCCCGACCGCCGCGTGGAGGTGGCGGCGCTCGACGTCACCGACCCGGACGCCGTCCGGGCCTGCTTCCGGGCCTTCGACGAGGACTTCGCCGCCACCGGCGGGGTCGAGCGGGTCGTGGTGAACGCCGGTCTCGGCAAGGGCGCGCCGCTCGGCACCGGCGGGGACGCCGCCAACCGGGAGACCGCCACCACCAACGTCCTGGGCGCGCTGGCCCAGGTCGAGTCCGCGGTCGAGCTGTTCCGCGCCGCCGGCCGCGGCCACCTCGTGGTCGTGTCGTCGGTCGCCGCGCTGCGCGGGCTGCCGCGGACCGTGACCACGTACGCCGCCTCGAAGGCCTTCGT
This window encodes:
- a CDS encoding FtsX-like permease family protein, whose product is MTGWVTGWRVPLRIARRDARRARGRTALALTLLALPVLAVTTADTLYATSSVSGAESVERRLGAAEARVELHGNGRAFQMFDPDDGSGWRGRGEADRDAVAAALGLEDLDAQTVRVREGSVRFDTDRGRADAQVLVTDLGDPLTAGMVELTSGRLPTSTDEVVVNARLDDRGPGVGQDLVLASGEALRIVGEAESAALVGQPFAASVPGSALEPRGVSSLLVGGDPVSWDKVRDLNALGATVVSRAVLLDPPPESELAPQVQAGMDVLDEAAVTAAVLIAVMVLIEVVLLAGPAFAVGARRQARTLALVSAAGGSPRDARRVVLGSGVVLGVGGSVIGVLGGLAAAWALRPVLQGYSTGRLGPYDVEPLHLAAVLVFGLVSALLAAAVPAWLASRQDVVAVLAGRRGDAAPSRRSPVVGLVLVALGAGLATYGARADQGGETAIAGAAIVCVLGMLLLVPVLVGAVARASRGLPLALRFAARDAARHRTRTVPAVAAVAATVAGVVALGIATSSDEAQSAAGYVAALPVGDAAVSLSYGPAGRNADAEEVRTALLSVLPAEAADRVEEVRGVVTDGFVELRAPGAGTLLSSTNGVLAGDLLVSEAGLPSFLRGVEPLSAQQQTRVDEVLAAGGVVALSNTGDPAVDEVRVVDHPGGRGDTERTTLPATTVPVELDQANAQGVISEAGAREAGLEVATTALVVRGGLSDEEAQDAKEVVAGLPGPAGLYVERGYQPPEEVRIFQLVLGGLGAVLMLGGTLTATFLALSDARPDLATLGAVGAAPRTRRAVAAAYALVVGAVGSVLGALVGLVPGIAVTYPLTRPIDYGFGTTGPAHYLDVPWLLLGVVVVGLPLLSALVVAVASRSRLPIVARLE
- a CDS encoding ABC transporter ATP-binding protein, coding for MTAVLQLTDVTRVHGEGATEVRALVGVTFTAHAGELVAVMGPSGSGKSTLLTLAGGLDQATSGRVEVEGVDLGAAGQAERARLRRTAIGYVFQDFNLIPALTAAENVALPRELDGERRRPARAAALRALEEVGVADLADRFPDQMSGGQQQRVAIARAVVGERRLVLADEPTGALDTETGEEVLRLLRERCDAGAAAVMVTHEARHAAWADRVVFLRDGRVVDDTGAAPVDALLEPSAR
- a CDS encoding PadR family transcriptional regulator — encoded protein: MSVKQALLALLQEQPMYGYQLRVEFEQRTGATWPLNVGQVYTTLTRLERDGLVEGAGEDAEGHVVYRLTEQGGSEVAAWFTTPVARTQPPRDELAIKLALAVTVPGVDVGTVVQQQRSATMRALQDYTRLKRQAGDDLAWSLVVDSLIFAAEAEVRWLDHCEARLRRAAIEGRHAAGRRAAEAVEAVDDAARPGRGVRP
- a CDS encoding RDD family protein codes for the protein MSYDAPQPPPQQPYGQPSSPYGQQPGPYGQQANPYGGGPYDTPAGHGAPYAHWGKRVGSSLVDGLVMLPFFVLAVVFFVMSREETATQTFVDANGEQVAFGTDVSFNGPFLWLAVLLYLGAIVFGIWNVVFRQGRTGRSLGKSALGTILLKEETGRPLGAGMTFVRQLCHVLDGFFYLGYLWPLWDAKRQTFADKIVGTVVLDQPKG
- a CDS encoding SDR family oxidoreductase, which gives rise to MTTTLITGASSGLGAEMARQLAARGHDLALCARRTDRLEQLRAEIVAAHPDRRVEVAALDVTDPDAVRACFRAFDEDFAATGGVERVVVNAGLGKGAPLGTGGDAANRETATTNVLGALAQVESAVELFRAAGRGHLVVVSSVAALRGLPRTVTTYAASKAFVAHLVEGLRTELGDARAGRGVPGIDLTVLYPGYIVSEMNDVDPGSSPLMSSTEKGVRSMVAAIEKRVASACVPPLPWAPLSLVLRHAPQPLLRRMV